A DNA window from Impatiens glandulifera chromosome 7, dImpGla2.1, whole genome shotgun sequence contains the following coding sequences:
- the LOC124945527 gene encoding kinetochore protein NDC80 homolog, which yields MRNTSRRPPNESFADDRKPPPTPMSSGDPWLYPGVGGRRDSDASFCSNRSAASSVPITDRGNQISAIRTINSFLASHSCPIIIKPSLPSGKEVIETLKFILNCLEFPLKKLEDDLFTVLKFLNCPIKINKSALKSPGTPHVWPSLLAVIHWLVQLCMYDDCSTEPTQVISMFEDNKMLTNLTESYKHFLQGDDEAAEMVDREFIDKLVLDKDAVQEGVNLAEENVKSLEAKLESLRSEPSLIELREREMRSLEEDYGKFQVIVDQYNGHKVSLEKSCEDKEKKLETKVMETVKVCEENEELRKKIEIQGINARDAERMKKELQAVERDIAEEETARNSWEEKAWELDSSISQKLKELETLLMDGNQALKRIKLGNTFQYELNSRGSTAADVLGIDYKSTLKPALDSLANDIKNNSMTKLEERISLQQQSVDIAAKIEAKKIRLLSLQSCLDEVEEQINWLKKDSQDYISRCASQAQMMVENVESDAHKLEALEKEVEMFLNNSKLELQKTVSEDEEETQMCARELFAVVDSVSKYKENVASKINEMETKLSETVNAISDMHRSSYYAQFDNI from the exons ATGAGGAACACCAGCCGTCGCCCTCCGAACGAGTCCTTCGCGGATGACAGAAAGCCCCCGCCGACCCCCATGTCCTCTGGAGATCCCTGGTTATACCCCGGAGTTGGAGGGCGTCGCGATTCTGACGCAAGCTTTTGCAGCAACCGCTCTGCTGCGAGTTCTGTTCCGATAACTGATCGAGGGAACCAAATTTCAGCCATCCGAACTATCAATTCGTTTCTTGCCTCTCACTCATGTCCAATCATCATCAAGCCTTCTTTACCATCCGGAAAGGAAGTAATTGAAACCCTAAAATTCATACTCAACTGCCTTGAGTTTCCTTTAAAAAAACTCGAAGATGATCTTTTCACTGTTTTAAAATTCCTCAACTGTCCAATTAAGATCAACAAATCGGCTCTTAAATCTCCTGGAACTCCTCATGTATGGCCGAGTCTCCTAGCTGTAATCCATTGGTTGGTCCAACTCTGCATGTATGACGACTGTTCAACCGAACCTACGCAGGTCATTTCGATGTTTGAGGACAATAAGATGCTGACTAATTTGACAGAGAGTTATAAACACTTCCTTCAGGGTGATGATGAGGCAGCTGAAATGGTGGATAGGGAGTTCATTGATAAGTTGGTGCTAGATAAGGATGCTGTGCAAGAAGGTGTGAATTTGGCGGAGGAAAACGTAAAGAGTTTGGAGGCAAAGTTGGAAAGTCTGAGGTCGGAGCCATCTCTTATAGAATTGAGGGAAAGAGAGATGAGATCTCTGGAAGAAGATTATGGAAAATTTCAGGTGATAGTTGATCAATATAATGGACATAAAGTAAGTTTGGAAAAATCATGTGAAGATAAAGAGAAGAAATTGGAAACAAAAGTTATGGAGACTGTCAAGGTTTGTGAGGAAAACGAGGAGTTGAGAAAGAAGATTGAAATTCAGGGTATTAATGCGAGGGATGCAGAGAGGATGAAGAAGGAATTGCAGGCAGTGGAAAGGGATATTGCAGAGGAAGAAACTGCAAGGAATTCTTGGGAGGAGAAGGCTTGGGAGCTCGATTCTTCTATTAGCCAAAAGTTAAAAGAACTTGAGACACTTTTGATGGACGGCAATCAAGCTCTTAAGAG GATAAAGCTTGGGAATACATTCCAGTATGAGTTAAATAGCAGAGGTTCAACGGCTGCTGACGTTTTGGGAATTGATTATAAGTCAACTCTAAAGCCTGCTCTCGACTCCTTAGCTAATGATATAAAGAACAACTCAATGACAAAGCTGGAAGAGCGTATATCTCTTCAGCAACAGTCAGTTGATATTGCAGCAAAGATAGAGGCAAAAAAAATCCGCCTTTTATCTCTTCAATCGTGTTTGGATGAA GTGGAAGAACAAATTAATTGGTTGAAGAAGGACAGCCAAGATTATATTTCAAGATGTGCTTCCCAAGCACAAATGATGGTAGAGAACGTTGAATCAGATGCTCATAAATTGGAAGCTCTCGAAAAAGAAGTAGAAATGTTTTTGAAC AATTCAAAACTAGAGTTGCAGAAAACAGTAtcagaagatgaagaagagactcAGATGTGCGCCCGTGAACTTTTTGCAGTGGTGGATTCGGTTTCCAAATATAAGGAAAATGTTGCATCGAAAATCAATGAGATGGAGACAAAGCTGTCGGAGACCGTTAATGCCATCTCAGATATGCACAGAAGTTCGTACTACGCACAATTTGATAACATCTAG
- the LOC124910445 gene encoding copper transport protein ATX1-like: protein MSQTVVLKVCMSCEGCVGAVRRVLGKMEGVESYDIDMKEQKVTVKGNVQPEAVLHTVSKTGKKTAFFEEVAAPIPASVKLDAEGEAVLAGTETKPVEAE from the exons ATGTCTCAG ACTGTTGTCCTCAAGGTTTGCATGTCATGTGAAGGCTGTGTTGGAGCCGTGAGAAGGGTCCTTGGGAAGATGGAAG GAGTGGAGTCTTATGACATTGATATGAAGGAACAGAAAGTGACAGTGAAAGGAAATGTGCAGCCAGAGGCAGTTCTTCATACTGTTTCCAAAACTGGGAAGAAAACCGCTTTCTTTGAAGAGGTAGCTGCACCAATCCCGGCTTCTGTTAAACTTGATGCAGAAGGCGAAGCAGTATTAGCTGGAACTGAAACAAAGCCTGTAGAAGCTGAATGA
- the LOC124910678 gene encoding pentatricopeptide repeat-containing protein At2g27610-like, translated as MMCGIGKPISLSTINKDFFNQIGRLYASSRFFCSSSDFFPSHLGLYAGSPLDDAREVFDRMPERNLISWTKLVSWYSQKGLAEDALDCVRSMIMDGFEPNRYSYAGALSSCSSTGNIRIGKEIHGRIYRREQILNSFVMNGLVNFYGKCGMLRSARSVFDMIFEPNPVSWTSLLSCYCQSGDNLEGLNIFLQSQRAGQMLNQFSCATLFGACANLGFLQLGMTLHSQAVKCGIKMDKFVSSALINFYGKSGILYSAHKVFSEINYPDLSAWTALIGGYVQHGKGTEAVNLFCKLHSYGLKPNERTFASVLGAFSDTMEVEVGKQFHSLIMKCGIFSFAYVGNAVIDFYSKSGLLEESRKAFVEMDAHDIVSWNTIISGYATTGLYRGAIELFKSMLEKGFNPSFYTYSTILDVCGDTPAIEWGRQTHACILKPGYTSNVVIGSALINMYAKCGQLNIARRVFDNLHVKNLVSWNTMLTGYAQHGFGKQALEIFDMMEKGEVKPNGITFIGVLSACSHAGFLDEGLRYFDCMTSVYHITPEIDHVACMVSIFARKGQTAKAFEFIKRFPEKIDKVAWRCLLSGCRGSRDLDLARYSADKILSIDPDDASVHIMLYNIFSEAKMWNEAAQMRRTVKEKALKKDPGYSWSELNNQIYLFGADHSLGFEGSKAHEVLDGLTAQLCDAGYLPGAKLSMGIGGNFQQEL; from the exons ATGATGTGCGGTATAGGAAAGCCAATCAGTTTGTCCACTATCAACAAGGACTTTTTCAATCAAATTGGCCGTCTCTATGCTTCAAGCCGCTTCTTCTGTTCTTCATCGGATTTCTTTCCTTCACATTTGGGTCTTTATGCAG GTAGTCCATTAGATGATGCTCGAGAGGTGTTTGATAGAATGCCTGAACGGAATCTAATTTCATGGACAAAACTCGTATCCTGGTATTCACAAAAGGGTTTGGCTGAAGATGCTTTAGATTGTGTAAGATCTATGATTATGGATGGTTTTGAGCCAAACAGGTATTCTTATGCTGGTGCTCTATCTTCTTGTTCTAGCACTGGTAACATCAGAATTGGTAAAGAGATTCATGGTAGGATATATAGGAGAGAGCAAATTTTAAATAGCTTTGTCATGAATGGCTTGGTAAATTTCTATGGTAAATGTGGGATGTTGAGGTCTGCCAGATCTGTGTTTGATATGATTTTTGAGCCAAATCCCGTTTCTTGGACTTCTCTTCTTTCCTGCTACTGCCAAAGTGGAGACAATTTGGAGGGACTAAATATTTTCTTGCAATCGCAAAGGGCGGGACAAATGTTGAACCAATTCTCTTGTGCAACCTTATTTGGCGCATGTGCTAACCTCGGGTTCTTacagcttggtatgacacttcaCTCACAAGCTGTCAAATGTGGAATCAAAATGGACAAGTTTGTTTCTTCTgcattaattaacttttatggTAAGTCTGGCATATTATATTCGGCACATAAAGTATTTTCAGAGATAAACTATCCTGATTTGTCAGCATGGACTGCTTTGATTGGAGGGTATGTTCAGCATGGAAAGGGAACAGAAGCCGTTAACCTTTTCTGTAAGCTTCACTCTTATGGGCTCAAACCAAATGAAAGAACATTTGCTTCTGTTTTAGGAGCATTTTCTGATACGATGGAAGTTGAAGTAGGAAAGCAGTTCCACTCATTAATTATGAAATGTGGAATATTTTCATTTGCTTATGTTGGCAATGCAGTAAttgatttttattcaaaaagtGGCCTTCTAGAGGAATCCAGGAAGGCATTCGTGGAAATGGATGCACACGATATCGTTTCCTGGAATACGATAATTTCTGGGTACGCCACTACTGGTCTATACAGAGGAGCTATTGAACTTTTCAAATCTATGTTGGAAAAAGGATTTAATCCAAGCTTTTACACATACTCGACCATCTTGGATGTTTGTGGGGATACCCCAGCTATTGAATGGGGCAGGCAAACTCACGCTTGTATTTTGAAACCGGGTTACACTTCTAATGTTGTTATAGGAAGTGCACTCATAAACATGTATGCTAAATGTGGACAACTAAATATCGCCAGGAGAGTTTTCGATAATCTACATGTAAAGAACTTGGTTTCTTGGAACACGATGCTTACTGGATATGCTCAGCATGGATTTGGTAAACAAGCTTTAGAAATCTTCGATATGATGGAGAAAGGAGAGGTGAAGCCGAATGGAATTACCTTTATTGGAGTATTATCTGCTTGTAGTCATGCGGGATTCTTAGACGAAGGATTGAGATATTTCGATTGCATGACTAGTGTTTACCATATAACTCCTGAAATAGACCACGTAGCTTGTATGGTTAGTATTTTTGCACGTAAAGGACAGACAGCGAAAGCCTTTGAGTTTATTAAACGTTTCCCTGAGAAAATCGATAAGGTGGCTTGGCGTTGTCTTCTATCAGGCTGCAGAGGTAGCAGAGATTTGGATTTAGCGAGATATTCTGCTGATAAGATTTTGAGCATTGATCCAGATGATGCATCTGTTCATATCATgctgtataatattttttcagaGGCAAAGATGTGGAATGAAGCTGCTCAAATGAGAAGGACTGTTAAGGAAAAGGCACTTAAGAAAGATCCCGGATATAGCTGGTCTGAGTTAAATAACCAAATTTACCTATTTGGTGCAGATCATAGTTTGGGATTCGAAGGATCTAAAGCCCATGAAGTTTTGGATGGTTTGACTGCTCAGTTGTGTGATGCAGGATATCTTCCTGGTGCTAAGCTTTCTATGGGAATTGGCGGTAACTTTCAACAAGAATTGTAG